A single genomic interval of Parvularcula marina harbors:
- the trmD gene encoding tRNA (guanosine(37)-N1)-methyltransferase TrmD, whose translation MWKASVISLYPDAFPGVLGVGVLGRALADGLWSLDTLNPRDIADDKHRTVDDTPAGGGPGMVMRADVLARTIDALGDETRPRLLLSPRGRPFTQTRAHELAQGPGAVFVCGRFEGVDERVIAARNLEEVSIGDFVLAGGEVAAQALIEACVRLIPGVLGAPSSRAEESFEQGLLEYPQYTRPRDFEGASIPEVLLSGDHKKIAAWRREEALKLTRARRPDLLSDGNGGVQSGDKEKDGSPS comes from the coding sequence ATGTGGAAAGCGTCCGTCATCTCTCTATATCCCGATGCCTTTCCCGGCGTGCTCGGCGTCGGGGTGCTGGGCCGTGCGCTTGCCGACGGGCTGTGGAGCCTCGACACGCTGAACCCGCGTGACATTGCAGACGACAAACACCGCACCGTCGATGACACGCCCGCAGGCGGCGGGCCGGGCATGGTGATGCGCGCCGATGTGCTTGCCCGAACCATCGACGCCTTGGGCGATGAGACCCGCCCGCGCCTCCTTCTCTCCCCTCGTGGGCGCCCCTTCACGCAAACCCGCGCCCATGAGCTGGCGCAAGGGCCCGGCGCGGTCTTTGTCTGCGGCCGGTTCGAGGGGGTCGATGAGCGAGTGATCGCCGCCAGAAACCTTGAAGAAGTCTCGATTGGTGACTTCGTCCTCGCCGGCGGCGAAGTTGCCGCCCAGGCCCTGATAGAGGCTTGCGTGCGGCTGATCCCCGGTGTATTGGGCGCGCCTTCTTCAAGGGCAGAGGAATCCTTCGAGCAGGGTTTGCTTGAATATCCTCAATATACCCGGCCAAGAGATTTCGAGGGGGCCTCAATCCCTGAAGTGCTGTTATCCGGTGATCACAAGAAGATCGCGGCATGGCGGCGGGAAGAGGCTCTTAAATTGACGCGCGCGCGACGACCCGACCTGCTTTCCGATGGGAATGGCGGGGTCCAATCCGGCGACAAGGAAAAGGACGGATCGCCGTCATGA
- a CDS encoding SdpI family protein, translating into MKQVTTSLIFAVMMIGSALAMAYADQLGLKEPADERIYGVMIGFMLAWFGNIMPKQGPETNCAQCSPSKGQNMRRFAGWVFVIAGLAHGAVWLAAPLEVANYIAMGIVAGALVLVIGRATVTRAWV; encoded by the coding sequence ATGAAACAGGTCACAACTTCCCTTATTTTTGCTGTTATGATGATCGGTTCAGCGCTGGCTATGGCGTATGCGGATCAGCTCGGCCTGAAGGAGCCTGCCGATGAACGAATCTATGGTGTCATGATTGGTTTCATGCTCGCCTGGTTCGGGAATATCATGCCCAAACAGGGGCCGGAAACCAATTGTGCGCAATGCAGCCCCTCAAAAGGGCAAAACATGCGTCGGTTTGCCGGGTGGGTTTTCGTGATTGCGGGACTGGCTCATGGCGCCGTCTGGCTCGCTGCGCCGCTTGAGGTTGCCAACTACATCGCGATGGGAATTGTAGCTGGGGCGCTGGTGCTGGTGATAGGCCGCGCGACCGTCACCCGCGCCTGGGTGTGA
- a CDS encoding prephenate/arogenate dehydrogenase family protein → MTKTPLYDRVTLIGLGLIGSSLGHAMRRAGVAGEIIGADRDEAVCKKAVELGFVDRAETDAAKAVADADLVVLCTPVGTFDALAKEIAGALKPGATLSDVGSVKLSALKAMAAHAPEGVHLIPAHPVAGTENSGPEAGFAELFEGRWTILTPPDGADAAATEKLKSFWEALGSKVEVMEAEHHDLVLAITSHIPHLIAYNIVGTAADLETVTESEVIKYSAGGFRDFTRIAASNPDMWRDIFLANKDAVLEMLGRFSEDLSSLQRAIRWEDGDALHKLFTRTREIRRQVIEAGQDE, encoded by the coding sequence ATGACCAAGACGCCACTCTATGACCGTGTGACCCTGATCGGGCTGGGCCTTATCGGCTCCTCGCTTGGCCATGCCATGCGCCGCGCGGGCGTTGCGGGCGAGATCATCGGCGCGGACCGGGACGAGGCTGTCTGCAAGAAAGCCGTCGAGCTGGGCTTCGTTGACCGCGCCGAGACCGATGCCGCAAAAGCCGTCGCGGACGCCGATCTGGTCGTTCTGTGTACCCCGGTCGGCACCTTCGATGCGCTGGCAAAGGAGATTGCCGGCGCGCTGAAACCCGGCGCCACTTTAAGCGATGTCGGCTCGGTCAAGCTCTCCGCCCTCAAGGCGATGGCCGCCCACGCGCCTGAGGGCGTCCACCTGATCCCCGCTCATCCCGTGGCGGGTACGGAGAATTCAGGCCCCGAGGCCGGGTTTGCCGAGCTTTTCGAAGGCCGCTGGACAATCCTGACCCCGCCTGATGGCGCCGATGCGGCGGCCACGGAGAAACTCAAATCCTTCTGGGAAGCGCTGGGGAGTAAAGTCGAAGTGATGGAGGCGGAGCATCATGACCTCGTCCTTGCGATCACCAGCCACATCCCGCACTTGATTGCTTACAACATCGTCGGCACGGCCGCCGATCTTGAAACCGTGACCGAAAGCGAAGTCATCAAATATTCCGCAGGCGGCTTTCGGGACTTCACGCGGATCGCCGCCTCGAACCCGGATATGTGGCGCGACATCTTCCTTGCCAATAAGGATGCGGTGCTCGAGATGCTGGGCCGGTTCTCCGAAGACCTCTCCTCCCTGCAGCGCGCCATCCGCTGGGAGGACGGCGACGCGCTTCACAAGCTCTTTACCCGGACAAGAGAGATCCGCCGTCAGGTGATTGAGGCCGGACAGGACGAGTGA
- a CDS encoding DUF2244 domain-containing protein yields the protein MNTRIRTLETMAPTVTGKARREDMQPVARDEDFAFHALLTPNRSLSWEGFRQVMAVVIAVNVMNALIYFTAGAWPVAFFCGVDIFIVWLAFKLSYVQGRRHERIMLTDDALWVSRVLPSGHETRWKLNPFWVRVEIDRPIEHESQMRLIEKGKTLIVGSFLSPKERGEVADALSAALAKAKV from the coding sequence ATGAACACGCGCATCCGCACATTAGAGACCATGGCGCCGACCGTGACGGGCAAGGCCCGGCGCGAGGACATGCAGCCTGTCGCGCGGGATGAGGACTTCGCCTTTCACGCCCTTCTCACCCCTAACCGTTCCTTGAGCTGGGAAGGATTCCGGCAGGTCATGGCGGTGGTGATCGCGGTCAATGTCATGAATGCGCTGATCTATTTCACGGCCGGTGCGTGGCCGGTCGCGTTTTTCTGCGGCGTCGACATCTTTATTGTCTGGCTCGCCTTCAAGCTCTCCTACGTTCAGGGGCGGCGGCATGAGCGGATCATGCTGACCGATGACGCGCTCTGGGTCTCTCGCGTCCTGCCCTCCGGTCATGAGACGCGCTGGAAGCTCAACCCTTTCTGGGTACGGGTCGAGATCGACCGGCCGATCGAGCATGAAAGCCAGATGCGCCTCATCGAGAAGGGCAAGACCCTGATCGTCGGCAGCTTCCTCTCTCCCAAAGAACGCGGCGAAGTTGCGGACGCCCTCAGCGCGGCGCTGGCAAAGGCGAAGGTCTGA
- a CDS encoding zinc-finger domain-containing protein yields MAAPTIAKPDLAAILQKVTFRPEALEVVFVDQARVACEGPGGASGHPRTFYTVGYEGYAECKYCDRLFVYDPARAGEQVEGEAVLALAAPGA; encoded by the coding sequence ATGGCCGCACCCACCATCGCCAAACCCGATCTTGCCGCGATCCTGCAAAAGGTGACCTTCCGCCCCGAGGCGCTCGAAGTCGTCTTTGTCGACCAGGCGCGGGTCGCCTGCGAAGGGCCGGGCGGCGCGTCCGGGCACCCGCGGACTTTCTATACGGTCGGGTATGAAGGCTATGCCGAGTGCAAATATTGCGACCGGCTGTTCGTCTATGACCCGGCGCGGGCCGGTGAGCAGGTCGAGGGCGAGGCTGTCCTCGCGCTGGCGGCGCCCGGCGCCTAA
- a CDS encoding ArnT family glycosyltransferase has translation MTGDLRKTLNTREWGALIAILLLALLPGFFSIPVMDRDEARYSQASSQMMETGDYIDIRFQEDPRWVKPAGIYWMQVATSAPFGGPDAPIWAFRLPSLIGVLIGGILTAWLGARIIGAQGGMAAGVMLGLTLMAAVEARTAKTDAMLLAAGVIAQAALFFLLTQAKGSPRPKFIGAPLIFWAATGAALMIKGPIVTLVSVSTIAAYGIWTRDWGVLKRIRPLFGVLVAAAIALPWLIAINIKTDGGFFMESVGHALLGKVAESDDSHAGPFGYHTLLLPITFWPGTLFVGLAAGLAWTKREHPAVKFLICWLVPTWLIFELIATKLPHYIFPAMPALAILAAWGIKDAAELWSKKWPRRIHLAFLGLFVLATAILAAVPMIAADYLGTTMMSAPNVLAIIFGLIAIGAGIMAARRPSALPRLAVLMAAGIGTYWAVFQGAIPALKPLWPSYYVAQEVGKLTGCEEIMATTAGYREPSNVRYLGTRTYLADTGAQSAEFLLGHWECGVAIIDVTEQQGFLAAMSEEGVAPYPVNIVSGHNYVKGDDLDLTIFILEEGQLNWPSAQE, from the coding sequence GTGACTGGCGATCTGCGCAAGACACTGAACACACGAGAATGGGGCGCACTGATCGCGATCCTGCTCCTTGCCCTCCTGCCCGGCTTTTTCTCGATTCCCGTGATGGACCGGGACGAGGCGCGTTACTCGCAAGCCTCATCACAGATGATGGAGACGGGCGATTATATCGACATCCGCTTTCAGGAAGATCCGCGCTGGGTGAAGCCGGCGGGCATATACTGGATGCAGGTGGCAACCTCCGCCCCCTTTGGCGGACCGGACGCGCCGATCTGGGCGTTCCGCCTGCCCTCCCTCATCGGTGTACTGATCGGCGGGATCCTCACCGCATGGCTGGGCGCAAGGATCATCGGCGCGCAAGGCGGGATGGCCGCAGGCGTGATGCTCGGCCTGACCCTGATGGCGGCTGTCGAGGCGCGCACAGCGAAGACCGATGCCATGCTGCTGGCCGCAGGCGTGATCGCGCAGGCCGCACTCTTCTTCCTTCTCACTCAGGCGAAGGGATCGCCAAGACCGAAATTCATCGGGGCACCGCTCATCTTCTGGGCAGCAACGGGCGCCGCGCTGATGATCAAGGGGCCGATCGTCACCCTCGTTTCGGTCTCGACGATCGCGGCTTACGGCATCTGGACGCGCGACTGGGGCGTCCTCAAACGCATCCGTCCGCTATTCGGCGTGCTGGTGGCTGCGGCCATCGCTCTGCCATGGCTGATCGCCATCAACATCAAGACCGATGGCGGTTTCTTCATGGAATCGGTCGGGCACGCATTATTGGGCAAGGTCGCCGAAAGCGATGACAGCCATGCAGGGCCCTTCGGCTATCACACGCTCCTCCTGCCGATCACCTTCTGGCCGGGCACTTTGTTTGTCGGGCTCGCTGCGGGCCTTGCCTGGACGAAACGCGAGCACCCGGCCGTCAAATTCCTGATCTGCTGGCTGGTCCCGACATGGCTGATCTTCGAGCTGATCGCGACCAAGCTGCCGCATTACATTTTCCCCGCCATGCCGGCGCTGGCAATCCTTGCCGCATGGGGCATCAAGGATGCCGCCGAGCTCTGGTCGAAGAAATGGCCGCGCCGGATCCATCTGGCCTTCCTCGGGCTTTTCGTGCTGGCCACCGCCATCCTCGCCGCCGTGCCGATGATTGCGGCGGATTATCTTGGCACCACAATGATGAGCGCGCCGAATGTGCTGGCGATCATCTTTGGGCTGATCGCTATCGGTGCCGGGATCATGGCCGCGCGACGCCCGTCAGCACTGCCCCGCCTCGCCGTCCTGATGGCCGCTGGTATCGGCACATACTGGGCTGTCTTTCAGGGTGCCATTCCGGCCCTCAAGCCACTCTGGCCGTCTTACTACGTTGCGCAGGAAGTCGGGAAACTGACCGGCTGTGAAGAGATCATGGCGACGACCGCAGGCTATCGCGAGCCGTCCAATGTCCGTTATCTCGGGACACGGACATATCTTGCCGATACCGGCGCGCAATCGGCAGAGTTCCTGCTGGGCCACTGGGAATGCGGTGTCGCCATCATCGATGTGACCGAGCAGCAGGGCTTTCTGGCCGCAATGTCAGAAGAAGGGGTTGCGCCCTATCCGGTCAATATCGTCAGTGGGCACAATTACGTCAAAGGCGACGATCTCGACCTGACGATCTTTATCCTGGAGGAAGGCCAGCTGAACTGGCCCTCCGCACAGGAATAA
- a CDS encoding TraB/GumN family protein, whose amino-acid sequence MTRTLKSALLGVSALAFAGATSFAADDAPKTLAEATEGPSNVAIWKTGDADTTVYMMGTIHILHPDLDWETDAFEAAWAEANAVFFEANVTSPEEVQAASPLIMSEGFYTDGRKFADLFTADQREELNEALKEYGLTAEALGNMRPWFASIQLTQLAMAKAGGDPAAGIEMLLGARASEEGKTQRYFEGLAEQIQIIADVPDEVWAKSLIEGVDELSDVEGYFAEMVGLWYDGDADGLAEFMSDGWEETPELASKLLYERNEKWAVKIDRLIEEEEGTFLVAVGAGHLAGAKSVQDYLTQHGHESVRVNP is encoded by the coding sequence ATGACCCGGACCCTTAAATCTGCGCTTCTCGGCGTTTCGGCTCTCGCCTTTGCGGGCGCGACCTCATTCGCCGCCGATGACGCCCCCAAAACACTGGCCGAAGCGACAGAGGGGCCGTCCAATGTTGCGATCTGGAAGACAGGCGACGCGGACACGACCGTCTATATGATGGGCACGATCCACATCCTCCACCCCGATCTCGACTGGGAGACGGACGCGTTCGAAGCCGCCTGGGCCGAGGCGAATGCCGTCTTTTTCGAAGCGAATGTGACCTCGCCCGAGGAAGTCCAAGCCGCCAGCCCGCTGATCATGTCAGAAGGTTTTTATACGGATGGACGGAAATTCGCCGACCTTTTCACCGCTGACCAGCGCGAAGAGCTGAATGAGGCGCTGAAAGAATATGGCCTCACCGCTGAGGCGCTCGGCAATATGCGGCCATGGTTTGCGAGCATCCAACTGACACAGCTTGCCATGGCGAAAGCCGGCGGTGACCCGGCCGCAGGCATTGAGATGCTGCTCGGCGCTCGGGCGAGTGAAGAAGGCAAGACGCAGCGCTATTTCGAAGGCCTCGCCGAACAGATCCAGATCATTGCCGATGTGCCGGACGAAGTCTGGGCGAAATCGCTCATCGAAGGCGTTGATGAGCTTTCAGATGTCGAAGGCTATTTCGCCGAGATGGTCGGCCTATGGTATGATGGGGATGCGGACGGTTTGGCCGAATTCATGTCCGATGGCTGGGAAGAAACGCCAGAACTTGCGAGCAAGCTGCTCTATGAGCGCAATGAGAAATGGGCCGTGAAGATCGACAGACTGATCGAGGAAGAGGAAGGTACCTTCCTTGTCGCCGTCGGCGCCGGGCACCTTGCTGGCGCTAAATCGGTGCAGGATTATCTCACCCAGCACGGCCACGAAAGCGTCCGGGTCAATCCGTAG
- a CDS encoding sulfotransferase family protein has protein sequence MKVIGAGVGRTGTYSLKLALNVLGLGPCHHMEEVLLNMPTQVPLWSAAADGNPDWAAIYDGYQSAVDWPTGAFFRELSAAYPEAKFVLSTRSPESWTESYSSTIHTLICSKDQAPEEMRDWLNMAERVIAKSGFAPEKSKQELHDAFIAHEQAVKAAIPADRLLVFQAKEGWAPLCAFLGQPVPDTPFPRTNDRAEFWDKVSGKG, from the coding sequence ATGAAAGTTATTGGCGCCGGCGTTGGCCGCACGGGAACCTATTCACTCAAACTTGCCCTTAATGTGCTTGGCCTCGGCCCATGCCATCACATGGAAGAAGTGCTGCTCAACATGCCGACGCAGGTGCCGCTGTGGTCTGCTGCCGCTGACGGCAATCCGGACTGGGCGGCGATCTATGACGGGTATCAAAGCGCGGTCGACTGGCCGACAGGAGCGTTCTTCCGTGAACTTTCCGCCGCCTACCCGGAAGCCAAATTCGTCCTCTCCACCCGCAGCCCAGAAAGCTGGACGGAGAGCTACTCCTCTACCATCCACACGCTGATCTGCAGCAAAGATCAGGCCCCGGAGGAAATGCGCGACTGGCTGAATATGGCCGAGCGGGTGATCGCGAAATCCGGATTTGCCCCAGAGAAAAGCAAGCAGGAACTGCACGACGCGTTCATCGCGCATGAGCAAGCGGTGAAGGCCGCCATCCCGGCCGACAGGCTCCTCGTCTTTCAGGCGAAAGAAGGATGGGCGCCGCTTTGCGCCTTTCTCGGCCAGCCAGTTCCGGACACGCCTTTTCCGCGCACGAATGACCGCGCCGAGTTCTGGGACAAGGTGTCGGGCAAAGGCTGA
- a CDS encoding autorepressor SdpR family transcription factor: MTSVFKALSDPTRRKVLELLKQGPMSAGELAGHFVVSKPTMSAHFSVLKEADLVHAEKDGKQVIYHLKLSVLEEALLGLAGSFGIAMPGKQASGGVAKGETAK; this comes from the coding sequence ATGACCAGCGTATTCAAGGCCCTCTCCGACCCGACCCGGCGCAAAGTGCTCGAGCTCCTCAAACAGGGGCCGATGTCGGCCGGCGAGCTGGCGGGCCATTTCGTCGTCTCCAAACCGACCATGTCGGCGCATTTCTCGGTCCTCAAGGAAGCGGACCTCGTTCACGCGGAAAAGGACGGCAAGCAGGTCATCTATCATCTCAAGCTCTCCGTACTCGAAGAAGCCTTGCTCGGTCTTGCCGGATCATTCGGGATCGCGATGCCGGGAAAGCAGGCTAGCGGGGGCGTTGCCAAAGGAGAAACGGCAAAATGA
- a CDS encoding bleomycin resistance protein, which yields MASRVTANLPSADFDRTEEFYGRLGFARGYRDEGWMILANGPYEIEFFPMNIDPASSWFSACLRTDDLDGLYETFSAAGLPQDDKAIPRLGEPVVEPHGIRLFYMLDPDGSLIRVIDEAYQG from the coding sequence ATGGCATCCCGCGTCACCGCCAATCTGCCGAGCGCCGATTTCGACCGGACCGAAGAGTTCTACGGCAGGCTGGGTTTCGCGCGCGGCTACCGGGATGAGGGCTGGATGATCCTCGCCAATGGGCCTTACGAGATTGAATTCTTCCCGATGAATATCGACCCCGCTTCAAGCTGGTTCTCGGCCTGTCTCCGCACGGATGATCTCGATGGCCTATATGAGACCTTCTCTGCCGCGGGTCTGCCGCAGGATGACAAGGCCATCCCCCGCCTCGGCGAGCCGGTCGTGGAACCCCACGGCATCCGGCTTTTCTACATGCTCGATCCCGACGGCAGCCTGATCCGGGTGATCGATGAGGCCTATCAGGGCTGA
- a CDS encoding glycosyltransferase family 2 protein — MSSTPTSDAPQPPAARPDLTVVIPVFNEVENIGPVIEEVLAALAGRSAELLIVDDGSDDGTGAVVEGMLAANPQLRFALHPNRAGKSAALRTGALQARGRWMATMDGDGQDDPKDMLALTGEVDLSTIETVGIVGGVRKQRTDGNNRKYASRFANGLRRSLLKDDCPDTACGLKLLPVDVFLSLPFFDAVHRYLPALVQHFGYEARYVPVDNRPRVHGASKYSNIGRAFAGLFDLMGVIWLMRRTHYPSKELLLRPHEDKA; from the coding sequence ATGTCCTCGACCCCTACTTCTGACGCTCCCCAGCCCCCTGCGGCCCGCCCCGACCTCACGGTCGTGATCCCCGTCTTCAACGAAGTCGAAAATATCGGCCCGGTGATCGAAGAAGTGCTGGCCGCCCTCGCTGGCCGATCCGCCGAACTCCTCATCGTCGATGATGGCTCGGATGACGGCACGGGCGCCGTGGTCGAAGGAATGCTGGCGGCCAATCCGCAGCTCCGCTTCGCCCTTCACCCCAATCGGGCGGGCAAAAGCGCGGCCCTGCGCACGGGCGCGTTGCAGGCACGCGGGCGCTGGATGGCGACCATGGATGGTGACGGCCAGGATGATCCCAAAGACATGCTGGCGCTGACTGGCGAGGTTGATCTCTCGACCATCGAGACGGTCGGCATTGTCGGCGGCGTCAGAAAGCAGCGTACGGACGGCAATAACCGCAAATATGCCTCGCGCTTTGCCAATGGCCTGCGCCGCAGCCTCCTCAAGGATGACTGCCCGGACACGGCCTGCGGGCTAAAGCTGCTGCCGGTCGATGTGTTCCTGTCGCTGCCTTTCTTCGATGCGGTGCACAGATATCTGCCCGCGCTCGTTCAGCATTTCGGCTATGAAGCGCGCTATGTGCCGGTCGATAACCGCCCGCGCGTTCACGGCGCCTCAAAATATTCCAATATCGGCCGCGCCTTTGCGGGTCTTTTCGACCTGATGGGTGTCATCTGGCTGATGCGGCGGACACATTATCCGTCAAAAGAGCTTCTTCTTCGCCCCCATGAGGACAAAGCGTGA
- the rplS gene encoding 50S ribosomal protein L19, which translates to MNIIEQLEAEHAAELKPEVPAFAAGDTLRVLVKVREGTRERLQAFEGVCIGRGGRGLNESFTVRKISFGEGVERVFPIYSPLVDSIEVVRRGKVRRAKLYYLRGRRGKSARIAEKVDYRGKAAAKAGKKKSGKAADKE; encoded by the coding sequence ATGAATATTATTGAACAGCTCGAGGCGGAACACGCCGCCGAACTCAAACCCGAAGTTCCTGCCTTTGCCGCCGGCGACACGCTGCGCGTGCTGGTGAAAGTCCGTGAAGGTACGCGCGAGCGTCTCCAGGCTTTCGAAGGCGTCTGCATTGGCCGTGGCGGCCGGGGCCTCAATGAGAGCTTCACCGTCCGCAAGATCTCCTTTGGTGAAGGTGTTGAGCGGGTTTTCCCGATCTACTCGCCGCTGGTTGATTCCATCGAAGTCGTCCGCCGCGGTAAAGTCCGCCGCGCCAAGCTTTACTATCTTCGTGGCCGTCGCGGGAAATCTGCCCGGATCGCCGAAAAGGTCGATTATCGCGGCAAGGCTGCGGCGAAAGCTGGCAAGAAAAAGTCCGGCAAAGCCGCCGACAAAGAATAA
- a CDS encoding ABC transporter ATP-binding protein — MPDDARPVSTADAEVSDAAIVARGLKKIYAGTKKSPPKEALKGIDLTIPRGSMFGLLGPNGAGKSTFINILAGLVTKTEGEVSIWGFDIDKNHRSARASIGVVPQEISADVFFTPKEGLEIQAGLYGVPKDQRRTMEILRALGLEDKADAYVRMLSGGMKRRLLVAKAMVHSPPILILDEPTAGVDIELRKQLWEQVVEMHQRGVTIILTTHYLEEAQTLCDTIGIIHQGEVKTVKPKDELIASLDRKSLMVVPEDEITALPQIGDACRTELRDGALYIDYTPSTTRVADILAALSQSGISVKDLSTVEADLEDVFMEMTYGSDS; from the coding sequence ATGCCAGATGATGCTCGCCCCGTTTCCACAGCAGATGCCGAAGTCTCCGACGCCGCGATTGTCGCACGCGGGCTGAAGAAGATCTATGCAGGCACCAAGAAGTCCCCGCCCAAAGAAGCCCTCAAAGGGATCGACCTGACCATTCCGCGCGGCTCGATGTTCGGCCTGCTCGGCCCGAATGGCGCGGGCAAATCGACCTTCATCAATATCCTTGCGGGCCTTGTCACCAAGACCGAAGGCGAGGTCTCGATCTGGGGCTTTGACATCGACAAGAACCACCGCTCGGCCCGCGCCTCAATCGGGGTCGTGCCGCAGGAAATCTCGGCGGATGTCTTCTTCACCCCCAAAGAAGGGCTGGAGATTCAGGCCGGGCTTTACGGTGTGCCCAAAGACCAGCGCCGCACGATGGAAATCCTCCGCGCGCTGGGGCTGGAGGACAAGGCCGACGCCTATGTCCGTATGCTGTCGGGCGGGATGAAACGCCGCCTGCTCGTTGCCAAAGCCATGGTGCATTCCCCGCCGATCCTGATCCTCGATGAGCCGACCGCCGGGGTCGATATCGAGCTGCGCAAACAGCTCTGGGAGCAGGTCGTCGAGATGCACCAACGCGGCGTCACGATTATTCTGACAACGCACTACCTCGAAGAGGCGCAGACCCTCTGTGATACGATCGGCATCATCCATCAGGGTGAGGTGAAAACCGTGAAGCCCAAGGATGAGCTGATCGCGAGCCTCGACCGCAAATCCTTGATGGTCGTGCCGGAAGATGAGATCACGGCGTTGCCGCAGATCGGCGATGCCTGCCGCACCGAGCTTCGCGATGGCGCGCTATATATCGACTACACCCCCAGCACGACGCGGGTCGCCGACATCCTCGCCGCGCTCAGCCAGAGCGGGATCAGCGTCAAAGACCTCTCCACCGTCGAGGCCGACCTCGAAGATGTCTTCATGGAGATGACTTACGGCTCGGACAGCTAA